A part of Pseudomonas leptonychotis genomic DNA contains:
- a CDS encoding putative urea ABC transporter substrate-binding protein, translating into MHLSAVLIRRICIGLFALILAAPASASAEPKTFKLCWSIFAGWMPWGYAADEGIVKKWADKYGIRVEVSEVPDYVGSIERYSAGEFDACSMTNMDALTIPAAVGVDSTALIIGDFSNGADAILLRGTGLTLKDLKGKTVLLVENSVSHYLLSRALEWALLKPEDVTIQHVSDTQIAEAFLAGQGDAVITWNPILAKIKQQAQVSQVFSSNLIPGEIVDLTVVNSKVLAAHPELGKALTGAWFETQRLMGMPTDAGRAARAKMASAAGTTSEDFSQQLDTLRSFYSPRYALAFARANKMPELMQRVAQFADQQKLLGNDGRGLEKLGISFSGERSLGNADNILLRFDGSYMQMAAEKQL; encoded by the coding sequence ATGCATCTTTCTGCTGTGCTCATTCGCCGTATCTGTATCGGCCTGTTCGCCCTGATACTGGCTGCCCCCGCTAGCGCTAGCGCCGAGCCGAAAACCTTCAAGTTGTGCTGGTCGATCTTCGCCGGCTGGATGCCCTGGGGCTATGCCGCCGATGAAGGCATCGTGAAGAAGTGGGCTGACAAATACGGCATTCGCGTCGAAGTCAGCGAGGTGCCGGATTACGTCGGCTCCATCGAGCGCTACAGCGCCGGTGAGTTCGATGCCTGCTCGATGACCAATATGGATGCGCTGACCATCCCGGCCGCTGTTGGCGTAGATTCCACCGCACTGATCATCGGCGACTTCTCCAACGGCGCCGATGCCATCCTGCTGCGCGGCACAGGCCTGACCTTGAAGGACCTCAAGGGCAAAACCGTGCTACTGGTAGAGAACTCGGTGTCGCACTATCTACTCAGCCGCGCCCTGGAATGGGCCCTACTCAAGCCTGAGGATGTGACCATCCAGCACGTTTCCGATACGCAAATCGCCGAGGCCTTCCTCGCCGGCCAGGGCGATGCGGTAATCACCTGGAATCCTATCCTGGCCAAGATCAAACAGCAGGCCCAGGTCAGCCAGGTGTTCAGCTCCAACCTGATTCCCGGCGAGATCGTCGACCTCACAGTGGTTAACAGCAAGGTTCTGGCCGCCCACCCGGAGCTGGGCAAGGCGCTGACCGGCGCCTGGTTCGAAACCCAGCGGCTGATGGGCATGCCCACCGATGCTGGGCGTGCGGCACGGGCCAAGATGGCCAGCGCGGCCGGTACCACATCGGAAGATTTCAGCCAGCAACTCGACACCCTGCGCTCGTTCTACTCGCCGCGTTATGCCCTGGCCTTTGCCCGCGCCAACAAGATGCCCGAGCTGATGCAGCGAGTCGCCCAGTTCGCTGACCAACAGAAGCTACTCGGCAACGATGGCAGAGGCCTGGAGAAACTCGGCATCTCTTTCAGTGGTGAACGCAGCCTGGGCAATGCCGATAACATTCTGCTGCGCTTCGACGGCAGCTACATGCAAATGGCGGCGGAAAAACAACTCTGA
- a CDS encoding LysR family transcriptional regulator, whose amino-acid sequence MNDLRQLRHFIALAEHGHFARAAEAIHLSQPALSRSIQALEASLDCNLVDRHSRGISLTTHGQLVLEHAQRLLAGSRALKNAVSQLGNLQTGELRLGAGPYPAARLVPRALGRMAQRYPRVRINLQIGNWQELRSSLLDDAVELFVADSRELLADPLLCIEPLQRHSGVLFCRPNHPLLQQPALRMHDLLDYPLAGTQLPQTVEQNLRALSNREQPLSIQCDNFMVLKALVADSDVLSMAPWDVVAEDIHAGRLAQLPLEAGALTEQSAYALISRAGHSLSPAAQVMREEILAEDQLFGRQLEDASGS is encoded by the coding sequence ATGAACGATCTACGCCAACTTCGTCACTTCATCGCCCTTGCCGAGCATGGCCATTTCGCGCGTGCCGCCGAGGCCATACACCTTAGTCAACCCGCACTGAGCCGCAGCATTCAAGCGTTGGAGGCCAGCCTCGACTGTAACCTGGTCGACCGGCACAGCCGTGGTATCAGCCTGACCACCCATGGCCAACTGGTATTGGAACATGCGCAACGCCTGCTGGCGGGTAGCCGCGCACTAAAGAACGCCGTCAGCCAGCTGGGCAATCTGCAAACCGGTGAACTGCGTCTGGGAGCCGGCCCCTACCCGGCCGCGCGCCTGGTGCCACGAGCCCTAGGACGTATGGCGCAGCGCTACCCACGAGTGCGCATCAATCTGCAGATTGGCAATTGGCAGGAGCTGCGTAGCAGCCTACTGGATGACGCCGTGGAACTGTTTGTCGCCGACAGCCGTGAGCTGCTCGCCGACCCTTTATTGTGCATCGAGCCACTGCAACGCCACAGCGGCGTGCTGTTCTGCCGCCCCAACCATCCGCTACTGCAGCAACCGGCGCTGCGCATGCATGACCTGCTTGATTATCCCCTGGCCGGCACCCAGCTCCCGCAGACAGTGGAGCAGAACTTGCGCGCACTCAGTAACCGCGAGCAGCCACTGAGTATTCAATGCGACAACTTTATGGTGCTCAAAGCCCTGGTGGCCGATAGCGATGTGCTGAGCATGGCACCTTGGGATGTGGTGGCTGAGGATATCCACGCCGGCCGCCTAGCCCAATTGCCGCTGGAAGCAGGCGCGTTGACCGAGCAATCGGCCTACGCCCTAATCAGCCGCGCCGGGCATAGTCTGTCACCGGCGGCGCAGGTTATGCGGGAAGAGATACTGGCCGAAGATCAACTCTTCGGCCGTCAGCTAGAGGACGCGTCGGGCTCGTAG